A stretch of the Archangium violaceum genome encodes the following:
- a CDS encoding ATP-binding protein has translation MILVNLISNVKYAMDETPAEQRILTVTLDTPVADRVRIEVRDNGMGISQGMLTRIFQYGFTTRRDDGHGFGLHSSSLAAQELGGSLTVHSEGPGRGATFTLELPYQPIEEPPAA, from the coding sequence ATGATCCTCGTCAACCTCATCAGCAACGTCAAGTACGCCATGGATGAGACGCCGGCGGAGCAGCGCATCCTGACGGTGACGCTGGACACCCCCGTCGCCGACCGCGTGCGCATCGAGGTCCGCGACAACGGCATGGGCATCTCCCAGGGGATGCTCACGCGCATCTTCCAGTACGGCTTCACCACCCGAAGGGATGATGGGCACGGCTTCGGCCTGCACTCCAGCTCCCTGGCGGCGCAGGAGCTGGGTGGCTCCCTGACGGTCCACAGCGAGGGGCCCGGGCGTGGCGCCACGTTCACGCTGGAGCTGCCCTATCAACCCATCGAGGAGCCGCCCGCGGCCTGA